From the genome of Desulfobaculum xiamenense, one region includes:
- a CDS encoding murein transglycosylase domain-containing protein, with amino-acid sequence MARIAATGDVAAAQSMAAHKAARYATNPKALEADIAAFSRRLAAFRKAIDDIWGPDERREPTPRTYVKYSEGYKARALVDFDAGTVIVETLDRENPRESLRQAVVTTLLAPGDPRAVDLYSASEIRFGDTPFLYNEVLDVDGKPIRWQWRAERFAERLLEKGVVTRSIGKGRTATRVSFPLVRDHLHIRARKYAELVAAQSKRFGVSRNLVYAVIKTESDFNPFATSPAPAFGLMQIVPKSAGAEVNRMLNGSPQPPSREFLFEAANNIRYGTAYLHILDTRHLARIENPISREYCVIAAYNTGAGNVLRSFSANRDTAVARINALTPAQVFDTLRAKLPYAETRRYLMKVLDAKKLFVGA; translated from the coding sequence ATGGCACGCATCGCCGCCACCGGCGACGTGGCCGCCGCCCAGAGCATGGCCGCCCACAAGGCCGCCCGCTACGCCACCAACCCCAAGGCCCTCGAAGCCGACATCGCCGCCTTTTCGCGCCGTCTCGCCGCATTCCGCAAGGCCATCGACGACATCTGGGGACCGGACGAACGCCGCGAGCCAACGCCTCGAACCTACGTGAAATATTCCGAGGGCTACAAGGCCCGGGCACTGGTGGACTTCGACGCTGGCACCGTCATCGTGGAAACGCTGGATAGGGAGAATCCCCGCGAAAGCCTGCGGCAGGCAGTGGTGACCACGCTGCTCGCCCCCGGCGACCCGCGCGCCGTGGACCTCTACTCCGCCAGCGAAATCCGCTTTGGCGACACGCCATTCCTCTACAACGAGGTGCTCGACGTGGACGGCAAGCCCATCCGCTGGCAATGGCGCGCAGAGCGCTTCGCGGAGCGGCTGCTGGAAAAGGGCGTGGTCACGCGTTCCATCGGCAAGGGCCGGACCGCGACCCGCGTCAGCTTCCCCCTCGTGCGGGACCATCTCCACATCCGCGCCCGCAAGTACGCCGAACTCGTCGCCGCGCAGAGCAAGCGCTTCGGCGTGAGCCGCAACCTCGTCTACGCCGTCATCAAGACGGAAAGCGACTTCAATCCCTTTGCCACGAGTCCTGCCCCGGCCTTCGGCCTCATGCAGATCGTCCCCAAAAGCGCGGGAGCCGAGGTCAACCGGATGCTCAACGGCTCGCCGCAGCCGCCTTCGCGCGAATTCCTCTTCGAGGCCGCGAACAACATCCGCTACGGCACCGCCTACCTCCACATCCTCGACACCCGGCACCTCGCGCGCATCGAGAATCCCATAAGCCGCGAATACTGCGTCATCGCCGCCTACAACACCGGCGCGGGCAACGTGCTGCGCTCGTTCAGCGCCAACCGCGACACGGCCGTCGCCAGAATCAACGCCCTCACCCCCGCGCAGGTGTTCGACACGCTGCGCGCAAAGCTGCCCTATGCCGAAACCCGGCGCTATCTGATGAAGGTGCTCGACGCGAAGAAGCTCTTCGTCGGGGCCTGA
- a CDS encoding PAS domain-containing sensor histidine kinase produces the protein MSRTPKMEQGVLIALEARTGAEIAVERNGEHLPGPPAPPADVRNSNGTVLAEQYAKLLNGCPLPVVTWRREGDGFVLVDFNSAAMEFFGNGLGEFIGMTCHELYPDHSDLCDDLERAFAENGRISREMLYTTRTQPARRLHLRITCASCPPDLVHMFGEDLTQGITDWEDRKKAEHRFRTLFEVAPVGIYQTGPGGRFEHVNMRLAAMYGFASPDDMELEVKDPRELFADHAQRDRLHRELAERGFVDNFECLVRHKDGTTFWVSKSIKQVRDVKGRVVSSMGFELDITERKMAEALREEVERITRHDLKSPLNIIVGMSDFMKDDGNLTQEQRDNLSMIEHSGNTMLNMINLSLAVYRMERGTYELAPAPVDLAVSMRQVLRELGPQLDALNVRVRVRIRGEQDAPGVAFMVMGDALLCWAMLYHLVQNAVDASPSGGVVTVDMDENGGSTVSVHNHGVVPPEVRENLFEKFVTFGKKENTGLGAYSARLIARTLGGDISLISSESVGTRMTVRLPRRGA, from the coding sequence ATGTCCAGAACTCCGAAAATGGAGCAGGGGGTGCTCATCGCACTTGAGGCTCGGACGGGAGCGGAAATCGCCGTGGAACGAAACGGCGAGCATCTGCCCGGACCGCCCGCGCCGCCTGCCGATGTGCGGAATTCGAACGGAACGGTTCTCGCGGAGCAGTACGCGAAGCTCCTGAATGGCTGTCCTTTGCCGGTGGTGACGTGGCGGCGTGAGGGCGACGGGTTCGTGCTCGTCGATTTCAATAGTGCGGCCATGGAATTTTTCGGCAACGGTCTTGGCGAGTTCATCGGCATGACCTGCCATGAACTTTATCCCGACCACTCCGACCTGTGCGACGATCTGGAGCGTGCCTTTGCCGAGAATGGCCGCATCAGCCGCGAAATGCTCTACACCACGCGCACGCAGCCCGCGCGTCGGCTCCATCTGCGCATCACCTGCGCGTCCTGCCCGCCGGACCTCGTGCACATGTTCGGCGAGGACCTCACTCAAGGCATCACGGACTGGGAAGATCGCAAGAAGGCGGAGCATCGTTTCCGCACGCTGTTCGAGGTCGCGCCGGTGGGCATCTACCAGACCGGACCGGGCGGGCGTTTCGAGCACGTGAACATGCGCCTTGCCGCCATGTACGGCTTCGCCTCGCCGGACGACATGGAGCTGGAGGTCAAGGACCCGCGCGAGCTCTTCGCGGATCATGCCCAGCGCGATAGGCTTCACCGCGAGCTGGCCGAGCGCGGTTTCGTGGACAATTTCGAGTGCCTCGTCCGCCACAAGGACGGCACGACCTTCTGGGTGTCCAAAAGCATCAAGCAGGTGCGCGACGTCAAGGGACGCGTCGTGTCGTCCATGGGCTTCGAGCTGGACATCACTGAGCGTAAGATGGCCGAGGCCCTGCGCGAGGAGGTGGAGCGCATCACCCGCCACGACCTCAAGTCCCCACTCAACATCATCGTCGGCATGTCGGACTTCATGAAGGACGACGGCAATCTCACGCAGGAGCAACGCGATAACCTTTCCATGATCGAGCACTCCGGCAACACCATGCTCAACATGATCAATCTGTCACTGGCCGTGTACCGCATGGAGCGCGGTACCTACGAGCTGGCCCCCGCTCCGGTGGACCTTGCCGTGAGCATGCGTCAGGTGCTGCGCGAACTGGGCCCCCAGCTCGACGCGCTGAACGTGCGGGTGCGGGTGCGCATACGCGGCGAGCAGGACGCGCCGGGCGTGGCATTCATGGTCATGGGCGATGCGCTTTTGTGCTGGGCCATGCTCTATCACCTCGTGCAGAATGCGGTGGACGCCTCGCCGTCCGGCGGAGTCGTCACCGTGGACATGGACGAGAACGGCGGCTCCACGGTGAGCGTGCACAACCATGGCGTGGTGCCGCCAGAGGTGCGAGAAAATCTGTTCGAGAAATTCGTGACCTTCGGCAAGAAGGAAAACACGGGCCTTGGCGCGTATTCGGCCCGGCTCATTGCCCGCACGCTGGGCGGGGACATTTCGCTGATTTCTTCGGAGAGCGTCGGCACGCGGATGACCGTCCGCCTGCCGCGCCGGGGGGCGTAG
- the mqnC gene encoding cyclic dehypoxanthinyl futalosine synthase, translated as MSERLTPEAAIELYERENVFSLGRMAHERRMEMHPDSRVTYIVDRNINYTNVCISGCKFCAFFRAPGDEGGYVLTREELAAKVRETVELGGYQILLQGGMHPDLDMAFYEDMLRFLKAEFPQVAVHGFSPSEIWYLGQESGLGHGEVIRRLVAAGLDSIPGGGAEILVDRVRQDVSPRKATADQWLEVMREAHRQGLRTTATMMFGQGETLAERVEHLERIRSLQDETGGFTAFIPWTFQPENTRLPRPEVSSEAYLKTLALSRLYLDNIDNVQASWVTQGPLVGQLALFWGANDFGSTMIEENVVAAAGVHFRLPEGKLRKLVTSAGFVPCRRRMDYTLLE; from the coding sequence ATGTCGGAACGCCTGACTCCGGAGGCGGCCATAGAGCTGTACGAACGGGAAAACGTCTTCAGCCTGGGCAGGATGGCCCACGAACGGCGCATGGAGATGCATCCCGACAGCAGAGTGACCTACATCGTCGACCGCAATATCAACTATACCAACGTCTGCATCTCCGGGTGCAAATTTTGCGCGTTCTTCCGCGCCCCGGGCGACGAGGGCGGTTATGTGCTCACCCGCGAGGAGCTGGCCGCCAAGGTCCGCGAGACCGTCGAACTCGGTGGCTATCAGATACTGCTTCAGGGCGGCATGCACCCCGATCTCGACATGGCCTTCTACGAGGACATGCTGCGCTTTCTCAAGGCCGAGTTTCCGCAGGTGGCCGTGCACGGCTTTTCGCCCTCGGAGATCTGGTATCTCGGGCAGGAAAGCGGCCTTGGCCACGGTGAGGTCATCCGTCGGCTCGTGGCCGCCGGGCTGGACTCCATCCCCGGCGGCGGTGCCGAGATTCTCGTGGACCGCGTGCGGCAGGATGTCTCTCCGCGCAAGGCCACGGCGGACCAGTGGCTGGAGGTGATGCGCGAGGCCCACAGGCAGGGCCTGCGGACCACCGCCACCATGATGTTCGGACAGGGCGAGACCCTTGCCGAGCGCGTGGAGCACCTTGAGCGAATCCGTTCCCTTCAGGACGAGACCGGCGGCTTCACGGCCTTTATCCCGTGGACCTTCCAGCCCGAGAACACGCGCCTGCCGCGGCCCGAGGTGTCCAGCGAAGCATACCTCAAGACGTTGGCCCTCTCGCGCCTGTACCTCGACAACATCGACAACGTGCAGGCCTCGTGGGTCACGCAGGGTCCGTTGGTGGGCCAGTTGGCCCTGTTCTGGGGTGCGAACGATTTCGGATCGACCATGATCGAGGAGAACGTGGTGGCCGCCGCTGGCGTGCATTTCCGCCTGCCGGAAGGCAAACTGCGCAAGCTCGTCACCTCGGCGGGTTTCGTGCCCTGTCGTCGCCGCATGGATTATACGCTCCTCGAATAG
- a CDS encoding CoA-binding protein, translating to MLLDNEMKNLLARVRTIAVLGAKDKPGQPVDMVGRYLIAAGFTVFPVHPKRNGVWGLPTFRTLADIPEPIDLVDVFRAPEHCADHARECAALAHAPLAFWMQSGITCPQAFEILKDTPTVVVQDACLMVEHRRLLG from the coding sequence ATGCTTCTCGACAACGAAATGAAGAACCTGCTCGCCCGAGTCCGGACCATCGCCGTACTCGGAGCCAAGGACAAGCCCGGCCAGCCTGTGGACATGGTCGGGCGCTACCTCATCGCCGCAGGGTTCACGGTCTTCCCCGTGCACCCGAAACGAAACGGCGTATGGGGGTTGCCCACGTTCAGAACGCTGGCCGACATTCCGGAGCCGATAGACCTCGTGGATGTCTTCCGCGCCCCGGAACACTGTGCGGACCACGCACGCGAATGCGCGGCGCTCGCGCATGCTCCGCTGGCCTTCTGGATGCAGTCCGGCATCACATGCCCGCAGGCCTTCGAAATACTCAAGGACACGCCGACCGTCGTGGTGCAGGATGCCTGCCTGATGGTCGAGCACAGGAGACTTCTTGGATGA
- a CDS encoding YkgJ family cysteine cluster protein, protein MTGNVRAFECRMCGHCCKGEGGIVMATKDQKRLAEHLGLDLPDFLARYTRTSGGKVLLVTGGDEYCIFFRQGVGCGVHPGRPDICRAWPFFKGNLIDELSWRMVQEYCPGIRPEAGHEEFRRQGLEYLKGLALEDDPDTAPEALLHLPD, encoded by the coding sequence ATGACAGGGAACGTCAGGGCGTTCGAATGCCGCATGTGCGGCCACTGCTGCAAGGGTGAAGGCGGTATCGTCATGGCCACCAAAGATCAGAAGCGTCTTGCCGAGCATCTCGGTCTCGACCTGCCCGACTTTCTCGCCCGCTACACCAGAACCTCCGGCGGCAAGGTGCTCCTCGTCACCGGCGGGGACGAATACTGTATCTTCTTCCGGCAGGGCGTCGGCTGCGGCGTCCATCCCGGCCGCCCGGACATCTGTCGGGCATGGCCGTTCTTCAAGGGGAATCTCATCGACGAATTGAGCTGGAGGATGGTACAGGAATACTGTCCCGGCATTCGCCCCGAAGCCGGGCACGAGGAATTCCGCCGTCAGGGACTCGAATACCTCAAGGGCCTCGCCCTTGAGGACGATCCGGATACCGCGCCCGAAGCGCTTCTTCATCTTCCCGACTGA
- a CDS encoding DnaJ domain-containing protein, which translates to MNVRECYSFLRLKPGAGLQEVKTAYRKRAFELHPDLHPGNPDAAAEFQKLNEAYVILTEALKDERGAPRQSRRPEADAKAKTSREEGARRYKAQADRKPGPTPPPGPEATTTRREAEPTGGFTFGKEDVLRNILNDPFARKVFEDIYRQIRKSGTAPSHTATVKNRSLSLRLGSAELNLNLNGGPLTWLKNWVKGQMDDEQTVHLLPSQLLPGCIVRLQIRRGFSSRPITVEVPLPPDFVAGRPLRLRGLGRKLGPLKGDLYLRLVAR; encoded by the coding sequence GTGAACGTCCGCGAATGCTATTCCTTTCTCCGCCTCAAGCCGGGTGCCGGGTTGCAGGAGGTCAAGACCGCCTACCGCAAGCGGGCCTTTGAACTCCACCCGGATCTCCACCCCGGCAATCCCGATGCCGCAGCGGAATTCCAGAAGCTCAACGAGGCCTACGTCATCCTGACCGAGGCGCTCAAGGACGAACGCGGTGCCCCCCGGCAGTCACGCAGGCCCGAGGCCGACGCCAAGGCGAAGACCTCCCGCGAGGAAGGCGCGCGCCGCTACAAGGCACAGGCCGATCGCAAGCCCGGCCCCACCCCGCCGCCCGGTCCCGAGGCCACCACGACCCGGCGCGAGGCCGAGCCGACCGGCGGCTTCACCTTCGGCAAGGAGGACGTTCTCCGCAACATCCTAAACGACCCCTTCGCCCGCAAGGTCTTCGAAGACATCTACCGCCAGATCAGGAAAAGCGGCACGGCACCGTCGCACACGGCAACCGTGAAAAACCGCAGCCTCAGCCTGCGGCTCGGCTCGGCAGAGCTCAACCTGAACCTCAACGGCGGTCCACTCACGTGGCTGAAGAACTGGGTCAAGGGCCAGATGGACGACGAACAGACCGTGCATCTGCTGCCCAGCCAGCTTTTGCCCGGCTGCATCGTCCGGCTCCAGATTCGGCGAGGCTTCTCGTCGCGCCCGATCACAGTCGAGGTGCCGCTACCGCCAGACTTCGTCGCGGGCAGGCCACTACGTCTGCGCGGACTGGGGCGCAAGCTCGGCCCCCTCAAGGGGGATCTCTACCTGCGATTGGTAGCGCGCTGA
- a CDS encoding metal-dependent hydrolase — MPGYQGHVVGGTLTAGGAWLSLALWLPAWGPEPVMGVALMAVAILASLFPDVDTDSKGQRLFYAILVLADLTLMWFGKYRWAAILGFVAMLPAVGHHRGWTHTWWAMLVVPLPIVLLPAWFFGTAAVVLVPFYAAAVLGYLSHLILDRLF; from the coding sequence GTGCCGGGGTATCAGGGGCACGTTGTCGGCGGAACGCTCACCGCTGGCGGTGCCTGGCTGTCTCTGGCCCTGTGGCTTCCGGCATGGGGGCCGGAGCCCGTGATGGGCGTGGCGCTCATGGCTGTGGCGATCCTTGCGTCCCTGTTTCCGGACGTGGATACCGATTCCAAGGGCCAGCGCCTGTTCTACGCCATCCTCGTACTTGCGGACCTGACGCTCATGTGGTTCGGCAAGTACCGATGGGCGGCGATTCTCGGTTTCGTTGCCATGCTTCCCGCCGTGGGACACCACCGCGGCTGGACGCACACGTGGTGGGCCATGCTCGTCGTGCCGCTTCCGATAGTGCTTCTGCCCGCGTGGTTCTTCGGAACCGCGGCCGTGGTGCTCGTTCCGTTCTACGCGGCCGCCGTGCTCGGCTACCTCTCGCATCTGATTCTGGACAGGCTCTTCTAG